In Negativicutes bacterium, the genomic window GGACGCGGTATCGATATTGCACGCCTTTTTCAGCAATACTGCTGCCGGCGGTGTCTTCAATACAAACGTGAAGGAACGATCCTGATATACGGAAATCTCAACAGGAATTACCAAACCAATCTGAGCAGCGGTTTTTTCATTGAATTCTTTCAGGAACGCCATCATATTGATACCAGCCTGACCGAGGGTAGGTCCCACGGGGGGTGCCGGTGTCGCTTTTGCGGCAGGTAATTGCAGTTTAACAACCTTAACGAGTTTCTTTGCCATGTTTACTCCACCTCCTTTTTATATAATTTCTTCTGTCACAGCATTTTTATATTGCAACAAAAGCAACGCAAGACGAGACTTTCTTGCGTTTCTATGCTTTTTTCACGTCGGTCAGAGCCAGTTCCGTAGGAACCTCCCGACCGAAGCCGAAAACAGAAAGCAAAACTTTCAAATACTGTTGTTCCAAATCAATTTCGAGAATCGTACCGTTTTTACCGGCAAAGGGGCCTTCGATTACTTCCACTTTGTCTCCGACTGCCAAATCAATATGGACAATATGCTCCGCATTTTGGCTTTGACGGCCGATAATCCGATCCACTTCCTCTGTCTCCATGGGAATTGGTTTGTTGTTGTCACTGCTGATGAAGCCGGTTACGCCGGGCGTATTCCGAACAACATACCAGGAATCATCCGTATAAATCATCTCAACCAAAACATAACCGGGATATAATTTTCGTTTGGTCAATTTCTTTTTGGAATCTTTGATTTCCACCTCATCATCGGTAGGAACTTCAACCCGAAAGATTTTGTCCTGCATTTCCATTGTTTCTACTCTTTTCTCCAGGTTGTCTTTGACCTTATTCTCATAACCTGAATAGGTATGAACAATGTACCATTCTCTCTTCATTACGCAGTCTCACCTCTTCCCTTCCCGGCAGACATTATATAATGAAAGACATCAACGTGCTGAAGATTGAGTCAATCAACCAAAT contains:
- the rplK gene encoding 50S ribosomal protein L11, with protein sequence MAKKLVKVVKLQLPAAKATPAPPVGPTLGQAGINMMAFLKEFNEKTAAQIGLVIPVEISVYQDRSFTFVLKTPPAAVLLKKACNIDTASGTPNSKKVGKISKDKVREIAQMKLPDLNAASLEAAMRMVEGTARSMGIEIEV
- the nusG gene encoding transcription termination/antitermination protein NusG translates to MKREWYIVHTYSGYENKVKDNLEKRVETMEMQDKIFRVEVPTDDEVEIKDSKKKLTKRKLYPGYVLVEMIYTDDSWYVVRNTPGVTGFISSDNNKPIPMETEEVDRIIGRQSQNAEHIVHIDLAVGDKVEVIEGPFAGKNGTILEIDLEQQYLKVLLSVFGFGREVPTELALTDVKKA